The Thalassotalea sp. HSM 43 genome window below encodes:
- a CDS encoding 2-oxoacid:acceptor oxidoreductase subunit alpha encodes MSEIKINDLVVKFANTNGTGSASANNMFAKAIMRMGIPVSAKNIFPSNIQGAPTWYDVRINEQNFLGRRAGKSDIVVAMNAQSFVADINNVCDGGYLIYDNSKQLPETLLRDNIHFLGIPISSICLKEFQNPRQRQLFKNVIYVGALAALLNIEFDVLKTLVRDQFKGKEKLIAPNIFALELGHQYAINHFDCPINYRIERRDLIGSRIMVDGNTGCALGALYGGATVVGWYPITPSTSVIEKFASYCQRLRIDPASGKKNYAIVQAEDELAAIGMAIGGGFNGARSFTATSGPGVSLMAEFLGLAYFAEIPVVLMNIQRAGPSTGMPTRTQQSDITACAYASHGDTKQVLLFPDSPAECFELSAMAFDLADRLQTPIIIMSDLDLGMNDHLSPPFQWTDKQKYDLGKVLSIRELDNMKQYGRYRDVDGDGICYRTIAGTHPNKGAFFTRGTSRNQDAVYSEKSADYVENMERLTRKFETAKHYLPKAEISKGLQNTKVGLVYYGTTSQAINEARFMLQQQGIPVDLMRILAFPFGDEIKDFVDHHEQVFVIEQNRDGQMRSLLITELEINPSQLDSILNFDGLAVTADAIVDGVQAQMDQQQQEVI; translated from the coding sequence ATGAGTGAAATTAAAATAAACGATCTTGTTGTCAAATTTGCGAACACCAATGGTACTGGCTCTGCCAGCGCCAACAATATGTTTGCCAAAGCCATAATGCGCATGGGCATCCCCGTGAGCGCTAAAAATATATTCCCATCGAATATTCAAGGCGCACCTACTTGGTATGACGTACGCATCAACGAACAAAACTTTCTTGGTCGTCGAGCAGGCAAATCCGATATTGTCGTTGCAATGAACGCACAGAGCTTTGTCGCTGATATCAATAATGTATGTGATGGCGGTTACTTAATATACGATAACTCCAAACAGCTCCCAGAAACCTTGTTGCGAGACAATATCCACTTTTTAGGCATCCCAATTTCGTCGATTTGTCTGAAAGAGTTTCAAAATCCGAGGCAGCGACAACTATTTAAAAACGTCATCTATGTCGGTGCGTTAGCGGCGTTACTCAATATTGAGTTTGATGTACTTAAAACCTTGGTTCGTGACCAATTTAAAGGCAAAGAAAAATTAATAGCACCGAATATCTTTGCGCTTGAGCTTGGTCATCAATACGCCATTAATCATTTTGATTGTCCGATTAACTATCGTATCGAACGCCGCGACTTAATTGGCAGTCGTATTATGGTTGATGGCAACACCGGATGTGCCTTGGGCGCCCTTTATGGCGGTGCGACCGTCGTTGGTTGGTACCCTATTACACCGTCAACCTCAGTGATTGAAAAGTTTGCCAGTTATTGCCAACGTTTGCGAATTGATCCCGCCAGCGGGAAAAAGAATTACGCCATCGTTCAAGCTGAAGACGAATTAGCCGCAATTGGTATGGCTATTGGTGGTGGCTTTAATGGCGCTCGTTCGTTTACCGCAACCAGTGGCCCTGGTGTTTCATTAATGGCTGAATTTTTAGGTCTAGCCTATTTTGCTGAAATCCCAGTGGTGTTGATGAACATTCAACGTGCCGGCCCGTCAACGGGAATGCCAACTCGAACCCAGCAATCTGATATTACCGCCTGTGCGTATGCGTCACACGGTGACACCAAACAAGTCTTGTTGTTTCCAGACTCACCGGCAGAATGCTTTGAATTATCGGCCATGGCGTTTGATTTAGCCGATAGGCTACAAACACCTATTATCATCATGAGTGATCTCGACTTAGGAATGAACGATCACCTGTCACCTCCCTTTCAGTGGACCGACAAACAGAAATACGATTTGGGTAAGGTATTAAGCATTCGTGAACTCGATAACATGAAGCAATACGGCCGTTACCGCGACGTCGACGGAGACGGTATCTGCTATCGAACAATTGCCGGTACACACCCAAATAAAGGCGCATTTTTTACCCGCGGAACGTCGCGCAACCAAGACGCGGTATATTCTGAAAAATCTGCGGATTATGTTGAAAACATGGAGCGCCTGACGCGAAAATTTGAAACCGCCAAGCACTACTTGCCAAAAGCGGAAATATCCAAAGGCTTACAAAATACAAAAGTTGGTTTGGTTTACTACGGTACGACGTCGCAAGCGATTAACGAGGCACGTTTTATGCTGCAACAACAAGGCATTCCCGTTGATTTAATGCGTATCTTGGCCTTCCCTTTTGGCGATGAAATAAAAGACTTCGTCGATCATCACGAACAGGTATTTGTTATTGAGCAAAATCGCGATGGGCAAATGCGCAGTTTGCTCATTACTGAACTGGAAATTAACCCAAGTCAGCTCGACAGCATTTTAAATTTTGATGGCTTAGCGGTAACAGCGGATGCCATCGTTGACGGCGTTCAAGCACAAATGGACCAACAACAGCAGGAGGTGATCTAA
- the pheT gene encoding phenylalanine--tRNA ligase subunit beta, whose protein sequence is MKFSESWLREWVNPEISSEELAHQITMAGLEVDGVDPVAGEFTNVVVGEVVECGQHPDADKLQVTKVNVGDEVVDIVCGAKNCRLGLKVAVAKVGAVLPGNFKIKKAKLRGVPSHGMLCSESELGLADSADGIIELPQDAPVGTCVREYLDLNDVTIDVDLTANRGDCLGIKGLAREVGVLNNLAVNEVEISDNVPSIDDSLPVDIDAGEACPRYLARVIKNVNVNAATPLWMVEKLRRCGVRSIDPVVDVTNYVLLELGHPMHAFDLAALDGGIKVRFANKDEKLTLLDGNEVTLSEQTLVIADHQKAVAMAGIFGGLKSGVTAESKDILLESAFFAPLAILGKARQYGLHTDASHRYERGVDPQLQRQAMERATTLLLDIVGGNAGPIVEAVSEQHIPASRTVTLRRNKLDSRIGIHIDTDTVTEILERLGMTVSFADDLWTTQVPAYRFDISIEEDLTEEVARVFGYNNIPNVSPTASLQMRNHKEAKLSIAKFRNALVNRGYQEAITYSFVDPKVQEQLHPGEEVMTLPHPISSEMSVMRLSLWTGLLQSVVYNQNRQQSRVRLFEAGLRFVPDASAENGVRQEPMLAGVISGLKYGEHWNLDKTNVDFFDAKGDVEALLALTGFANDYQFAPADIAALHPGQTAAIYRNDTLVGYVGAVHPELERKLGLNGRTLVFELLQSEILTQKISEAGEISKFPANRRDIAVIVEEQVNAKNVLQLIEKVGTNHLVSLELFDVYQGKGIDPGFKSLAIALTLQDSSRTLEEKDISDVVTKVVDALKSEFNATLRD, encoded by the coding sequence ATGAAATTTAGTGAATCTTGGTTACGAGAGTGGGTTAATCCTGAGATCTCTTCGGAAGAATTAGCACATCAAATCACCATGGCAGGTTTGGAAGTCGACGGTGTTGATCCGGTTGCTGGCGAGTTTACCAATGTCGTTGTTGGTGAAGTTGTTGAATGTGGCCAGCATCCCGATGCTGATAAATTACAAGTCACCAAAGTCAATGTTGGCGATGAAGTCGTTGATATCGTCTGTGGTGCAAAAAATTGTCGTCTTGGTTTAAAAGTAGCTGTTGCCAAAGTTGGCGCAGTATTACCAGGTAATTTTAAGATTAAAAAAGCCAAACTACGTGGTGTACCGTCGCACGGTATGTTGTGTAGTGAGTCTGAGTTAGGTTTAGCTGACAGCGCTGACGGTATTATTGAACTACCGCAAGATGCGCCGGTTGGCACCTGTGTTCGCGAATACCTTGATCTAAACGATGTGACCATCGATGTGGATCTTACCGCTAACCGCGGTGATTGTTTAGGCATTAAAGGCTTGGCTCGCGAAGTCGGCGTACTGAATAACTTAGCGGTTAACGAAGTTGAAATAAGCGACAACGTACCAAGTATTGATGATAGTTTACCGGTTGATATTGACGCCGGCGAAGCGTGCCCTCGTTATCTTGCTCGAGTCATTAAAAACGTCAATGTAAACGCAGCAACACCACTTTGGATGGTTGAAAAATTACGCCGCTGTGGCGTTCGTTCAATCGATCCTGTGGTTGATGTGACGAACTACGTTTTATTAGAACTTGGCCATCCTATGCACGCCTTTGACTTGGCGGCATTAGACGGCGGTATTAAAGTTCGCTTTGCCAATAAAGATGAAAAACTAACCTTGCTTGATGGCAATGAAGTTACCTTGTCAGAACAAACCTTGGTCATCGCGGATCATCAAAAAGCCGTTGCAATGGCGGGTATCTTTGGTGGCTTGAAATCCGGTGTTACCGCCGAGAGTAAAGACATCCTGTTAGAAAGTGCATTCTTTGCGCCGTTAGCTATTTTAGGTAAAGCACGTCAATACGGTTTGCATACAGATGCCTCTCACCGTTACGAGCGTGGTGTTGATCCACAATTACAACGCCAAGCAATGGAACGTGCGACAACGTTATTGCTTGATATCGTCGGTGGTAACGCCGGTCCTATCGTTGAAGCGGTTAGCGAACAACATATTCCTGCGTCACGTACAGTCACCTTACGTCGTAATAAGCTGGATTCTCGTATTGGTATTCACATTGATACCGACACGGTTACTGAAATCCTTGAGCGCTTAGGTATGACGGTAAGTTTTGCCGATGACCTTTGGACCACACAGGTACCAGCGTATCGTTTTGATATTTCTATCGAAGAAGACTTAACCGAAGAAGTCGCTCGTGTATTTGGTTACAACAACATTCCAAACGTGTCTCCGACGGCAAGTTTGCAGATGCGTAACCATAAAGAAGCGAAACTTAGTATTGCTAAATTCCGCAATGCGCTGGTAAATCGTGGTTATCAAGAAGCGATAACCTATTCATTTGTTGATCCTAAGGTGCAAGAACAGTTACACCCAGGTGAAGAGGTGATGACCTTACCACATCCTATTTCGTCAGAGATGTCGGTAATGCGTTTGAGCTTGTGGACAGGCTTGTTGCAGTCGGTGGTTTATAACCAAAACCGTCAGCAATCTCGTGTTCGTTTGTTTGAAGCCGGTTTGCGATTCGTTCCAGATGCTAGCGCTGAAAATGGTGTGCGCCAAGAACCTATGCTAGCGGGTGTTATCAGCGGCCTAAAATACGGTGAACACTGGAACCTAGATAAAACCAATGTTGATTTCTTTGATGCCAAAGGTGATGTTGAAGCCTTACTTGCATTGACGGGGTTTGCTAATGACTACCAGTTTGCGCCAGCAGATATTGCTGCTTTGCATCCGGGTCAAACCGCCGCAATCTATCGTAATGATACGTTAGTTGGTTATGTTGGTGCAGTTCATCCAGAGCTAGAACGCAAGCTAGGACTTAACGGCAGAACATTGGTATTTGAGTTATTGCAGAGCGAAATATTGACGCAAAAAATCTCAGAAGCCGGTGAAATTTCCAAGTTCCCTGCGAACCGTCGTGATATTGCCGTAATTGTTGAAGAACAAGTTAATGCGAAAAATGTGCTACAACTTATTGAAAAGGTTGGCACAAATCATTTAGTTAGCCTAGAATTATTTGATGTATACCAAGGGAAAGGTATCGACCCTGGTTTCAAGAGCTTAGCAATCGCCTTAACACTACAAGATAGTAGTCGCACTCTTGAAGAAAAAGACATTTCAGATGTCGTAACCAAGGTTGTTGATGCCCTTAAGAGCGAATTTAACGCAACATTGAGAGACTAA
- the ihfA gene encoding integration host factor subunit alpha has product MALTKAEVAEHLYEEIGLSKRDAKQLVEDFFEEIRASLETGEQVKLSGFGNFDLRVKNERPGRNPKTGEDIPISARKVVTFRPGQKLKSRVEQANND; this is encoded by the coding sequence ATGGCGCTAACGAAAGCAGAAGTCGCAGAACATCTATATGAAGAAATTGGCCTAAGCAAGCGTGATGCAAAGCAATTGGTTGAAGACTTTTTTGAGGAGATTCGAGCAAGTCTTGAGACTGGCGAACAGGTAAAATTGTCGGGCTTTGGCAATTTTGATTTGCGTGTCAAAAATGAGCGTCCGGGTCGTAATCCTAAAACTGGTGAAGATATTCCAATTTCCGCTCGTAAAGTTGTTACCTTCAGACCGGGACAAAAACTTAAGTCCCGTGTTGAGCAAGCAAACAACGATTAA
- a CDS encoding ABC transporter permease produces MWQVFIKELIELLRDKKTLFFIIALPLVIFPVIFALMGFLGAKAAITQSEKIVKYVIVNEEAAPDFANVLFYHNDFKKVDVEVSDEASYIKAIKDEQVDLVIVLDPEFNKHQNASEKSTWKIFFNGSKVIGGSRIKLEDAMDRYAEDLQQEMFSQLGLSREQFDVFKQPIVLEEVDTADERESFGEQLGGFIPYLLIPLCLTGAMYPAIDVGAGEKERGTIETLLLTPVSRFSLVFGKFLCILTTAIMTAVITILSMVFWTFLVGRVFSVDEVAQVLAAVGFFEFIMVILLLIPVCSIFAALLLAISIYASSYKEAQNYMGPLTVLVIFPVIVGMTPGINLDGVWALVPISNVALAIKELLKGTMDFAYMVPIFASTGIFAFASLAFCVYWFNKESVLFR; encoded by the coding sequence ATGTGGCAAGTCTTTATAAAAGAGCTTATTGAGCTGCTGCGAGATAAGAAAACCTTGTTTTTTATCATTGCGCTACCCTTGGTTATCTTTCCGGTTATTTTTGCTTTAATGGGTTTTTTAGGCGCCAAAGCCGCGATTACGCAAAGTGAAAAAATCGTCAAATACGTCATCGTTAATGAAGAGGCGGCACCGGATTTTGCCAACGTATTGTTTTACCACAATGATTTTAAAAAGGTTGATGTCGAGGTTAGCGATGAAGCATCGTATATAAAAGCGATCAAAGATGAGCAAGTTGATTTGGTGATTGTTCTCGATCCGGAATTTAATAAACATCAAAACGCCTCAGAAAAATCGACTTGGAAAATATTTTTTAATGGCTCAAAAGTCATTGGCGGCAGTCGCATTAAGCTTGAAGATGCGATGGATCGCTATGCCGAAGACTTGCAACAAGAAATGTTCAGCCAATTAGGCTTAAGCCGCGAACAATTTGACGTATTCAAGCAACCAATTGTTTTAGAAGAGGTTGACACCGCAGATGAACGAGAGAGCTTTGGTGAACAGCTTGGTGGCTTTATTCCCTATTTGTTGATCCCATTATGTTTAACAGGGGCAATGTACCCAGCCATTGATGTTGGTGCCGGCGAGAAAGAGCGGGGCACCATTGAAACCTTATTGTTAACACCGGTATCGCGTTTTTCATTAGTGTTTGGCAAATTTCTTTGTATTTTAACCACCGCGATTATGACCGCAGTGATAACCATATTATCCATGGTGTTTTGGACCTTTTTGGTTGGCCGTGTGTTTAGTGTTGATGAAGTCGCACAGGTACTTGCTGCGGTTGGCTTTTTTGAATTTATCATGGTGATTTTATTGCTGATCCCTGTCTGTTCAATATTTGCCGCCTTGCTATTGGCCATATCCATTTATGCGAGCAGTTATAAAGAAGCACAAAATTACATGGGGCCACTGACCGTTCTGGTGATATTTCCGGTCATCGTTGGCATGACCCCAGGTATCAATCTTGATGGTGTGTGGGCATTAGTGCCGATTTCTAATGTCGCCTTAGCCATTAAAGAATTGCTCAAAGGTACGATGGATTTTGCCTATATGGTGCCCATCTTTGCCTCGACTGGTATTTTCGCCTTTGCCTCCCTCGCTTTTTGTGTTTATTGGTTTAATAAAGAGTCGGTATTATTTCGCTAA
- a CDS encoding FAD-dependent oxidoreductase: MKKTDVTQYQHFLKVVDCQQACPAHTPVPEYIRLIADKRYSDAYMLNWQSNVFPGILGRVCDRPCEPACRRGRVEEEPVAICRLKRVTADYKDDIRDRLPKAPAQSNGKKVALIGAGPASLTVARDLVPLGYEITMFDRDIKGGGMMRSQIPAFRLPESVLDEEVDYIIDMGVKAHFGTPITSLEKLVKDDYDAIFVGTGAPKGRALNIEGVEEANSHIAIGIDWLSSVSFGHLDNAPKRVVVLGGGNTAMDCCRTAKRLGATDVKVVVRSTYEAMKASPWEKEDAMAENIDITCNHTPSKFVIEDGEFKGVLFDEVESIYDKNGKRVLRNSGKTLLAECDLVLVAIGQDTSFPWIERDIGLEFNEWDQPALNQSSLQSSIAKVFFGGDAAYGPENIITAVAHGHKAAISIDLFCQGKDPGQRPDSDFNLVSQKMGMHEWSYTNIVDHEDRHLVPHIDWQKAATELATEVELGFDEQLAFNEAQRCLNCDIHTIFSEPACIECSACEDICPTDCINFIADINDDNTAPEQLLKGKLRVDKMHNDQDYMISDNLKTGNIMVKDEDMCLHCGLCAERCPTGAWDMQKLVLDNIEATIK, from the coding sequence GTGAAAAAAACCGATGTAACTCAATATCAACACTTCCTAAAAGTTGTCGACTGTCAGCAAGCGTGTCCAGCACATACGCCTGTCCCCGAATACATACGTCTTATCGCTGATAAACGCTATAGCGATGCCTATATGCTTAATTGGCAATCAAATGTTTTTCCCGGCATTCTCGGTCGCGTCTGTGATAGGCCGTGTGAACCTGCATGTCGTCGCGGACGAGTTGAAGAAGAGCCTGTAGCAATTTGTCGACTTAAACGTGTTACCGCCGATTATAAAGACGATATCCGTGACCGATTACCAAAAGCGCCAGCTCAAAGTAATGGCAAAAAGGTGGCACTGATAGGTGCAGGCCCAGCGTCACTTACAGTCGCCCGTGATCTTGTACCGCTTGGCTATGAAATCACCATGTTTGACCGCGACATCAAAGGTGGCGGCATGATGCGCAGCCAGATCCCTGCGTTTAGATTACCTGAGTCCGTACTCGATGAAGAAGTCGACTACATTATCGACATGGGTGTAAAAGCGCACTTTGGCACGCCAATAACCAGTCTTGAAAAGCTGGTCAAAGATGATTACGACGCCATCTTTGTCGGTACCGGTGCGCCCAAAGGTCGAGCATTGAATATTGAAGGCGTTGAGGAAGCCAATTCGCACATCGCCATTGGGATTGATTGGTTATCCAGCGTCAGTTTTGGTCATCTAGATAACGCGCCTAAAAGAGTTGTTGTCTTAGGTGGTGGTAATACCGCCATGGATTGCTGTCGTACCGCAAAACGCCTTGGCGCCACTGATGTCAAAGTCGTGGTTCGCTCAACCTATGAAGCTATGAAAGCCTCGCCATGGGAAAAAGAAGATGCCATGGCCGAGAATATCGACATCACTTGTAATCACACGCCTAGCAAATTCGTTATTGAAGATGGTGAGTTTAAAGGGGTGTTATTTGACGAAGTTGAATCGATTTACGATAAGAATGGCAAACGCGTATTAAGAAACTCTGGCAAAACCTTATTGGCTGAATGTGATTTGGTGTTGGTCGCCATCGGACAAGATACCTCTTTCCCGTGGATTGAACGAGACATTGGTTTGGAATTTAATGAGTGGGATCAACCAGCGTTAAACCAATCGAGCTTACAATCGAGCATTGCCAAGGTGTTTTTTGGTGGTGACGCCGCTTACGGCCCCGAAAATATTATCACCGCAGTGGCCCACGGTCACAAAGCGGCTATTTCTATCGATTTATTTTGCCAAGGCAAAGATCCAGGTCAAAGGCCAGACAGTGATTTTAATCTGGTCAGTCAAAAGATGGGCATGCACGAATGGAGCTACACCAATATCGTCGACCATGAAGATCGACATCTTGTGCCCCATATTGATTGGCAAAAAGCCGCTACCGAGTTGGCCACTGAAGTTGAATTAGGTTTCGATGAACAACTTGCCTTTAATGAAGCACAGCGCTGTCTAAATTGCGATATCCATACCATCTTTAGTGAACCGGCTTGTATTGAGTGCTCGGCTTGTGAAGATATCTGCCCTACAGATTGCATTAACTTTATTGCCGATATCAACGACGACAACACCGCGCCAGAACAATTACTCAAGGGTAAGTTGCGAGTCGACAAAATGCATAACGATCAGGATTATATGATTTCTGACAACCTCAAAACCGGCAACATCATGGTTAAAGACGAAGATATGTGTCTACATTGTGGTTTATGTGCTGAGCGATGCCCAACTGGCGCTTGGGATATGCAAAAGCTGGTATTGGATAATATTGAGGCGACAATCAAGTAA
- the pheS gene encoding phenylalanine--tRNA ligase subunit alpha, producing MNLDDIILQAEQAVQAASDPAALDQVRVEFLGKKGLLTEQLKGLGKLSAEERPKAGQAINVAKQQVQKLIFARGELLREEQIKAKLASEAIDVTLPGNTMEEGGLHPVTKTIERIQTFFGELGFAVATGPEIEDDFHNFDALNIPAHHPARADHDTFYFNPKLVLRTQTSGVQIRTMENEKPPLRIISPGRVYRNDYDQTHTPMFHQVEGLMVDKNVSFTHLKGILHDFLHNFFEEDLEIRFRPSYFPFTEPSAEVDVKGKNGKWLEVLGCGMVHPNVLRSVGIDPEEYTGFAFGMGVERLSMLRYGVTDLRSFFENDLRFLKQFK from the coding sequence ATGAATTTAGACGATATCATCTTGCAAGCCGAGCAAGCAGTTCAAGCTGCTAGCGATCCGGCTGCGTTGGATCAGGTCAGGGTAGAATTCCTTGGCAAAAAAGGTTTGCTAACTGAGCAATTAAAAGGCCTAGGTAAACTAAGCGCTGAAGAGCGCCCTAAAGCTGGCCAAGCAATTAACGTTGCCAAGCAGCAAGTACAAAAGCTGATATTTGCTCGTGGCGAATTGCTAAGAGAAGAGCAAATCAAAGCGAAACTTGCCAGTGAAGCCATTGATGTAACCCTTCCAGGTAATACCATGGAAGAGGGTGGCTTGCATCCGGTCACGAAAACGATTGAACGTATTCAAACGTTTTTTGGTGAGCTTGGTTTTGCCGTTGCTACGGGTCCGGAAATTGAAGATGATTTCCATAACTTTGATGCATTAAATATTCCTGCGCATCATCCTGCTCGTGCTGATCATGATACCTTTTATTTCAATCCAAAATTGGTGTTGCGTACGCAAACATCTGGCGTACAAATTCGCACCATGGAAAATGAAAAGCCACCATTGAGAATCATCTCTCCAGGCCGTGTTTATCGTAACGATTACGATCAAACGCATACGCCAATGTTCCACCAAGTGGAAGGTTTGATGGTTGATAAAAATGTTAGCTTCACTCATCTAAAAGGTATATTGCACGACTTTTTGCATAACTTTTTCGAAGAAGATTTAGAAATTCGCTTCCGTCCGTCATACTTCCCATTCACTGAGCCTTCAGCAGAAGTTGATGTTAAAGGCAAAAACGGTAAGTGGTTAGAAGTATTAGGCTGCGGCATGGTGCATCCAAATGTATTGCGCAGTGTTGGTATCGATCCTGAAGAATACACTGGCTTTGCCTTTGGTATGGGTGTTGAACGATTGAGCATGTTACGTTACGGCGTAACCGATTTACGTTCATTCTTTGAAAACGATCTTCGTTTCTTAAAACAGTTCAAGTAG
- a CDS encoding DUF2937 family protein: MLTFFARLIDKLVFAIAGVTAMQLPALMQQYQQRLSGHLSEAQYQLGKYQQIADEHYQGNIASLIEQYRNNTDPGINAAGDLVYQLVDRISVFSTKLQHLQTGDYIQQVYYFVSEIEHSIFTATLQDFQPSIPLESSAIATGVIGAVLISSLLHIILNALQLPFKRYA; the protein is encoded by the coding sequence ATGTTAACGTTTTTTGCCCGGTTAATTGATAAATTGGTGTTTGCCATTGCAGGTGTCACCGCCATGCAATTACCGGCATTAATGCAGCAATATCAACAACGTCTGTCCGGCCATTTATCGGAAGCACAATACCAATTAGGCAAGTACCAACAAATTGCCGATGAGCATTATCAAGGCAACATCGCGTCATTAATTGAACAATACCGTAACAATACCGATCCTGGCATTAACGCCGCAGGTGATCTCGTTTACCAATTGGTTGATCGCATCAGTGTGTTTTCCACGAAATTGCAACATTTGCAAACCGGTGATTATATTCAACAAGTGTATTACTTTGTCAGTGAGATTGAACACTCTATTTTTACGGCAACGCTGCAGGACTTTCAACCAAGTATTCCGTTAGAGTCGTCTGCGATAGCGACCGGTGTGATAGGTGCAGTTTTGATAAGTTCGCTGTTACATATCATCCTTAACGCCTTACAATTACCGTTTAAACGCTACGCCTAA
- a CDS encoding DUF1415 domain-containing protein → MYTEQQIIENIKVWIEKIIIGLNFCPFAKKDYVNNRVRYQVQSESGMEQALTSLLAEFEHLDKHADVATTLVVLPQGFDEFDEYLDLLDLANALLQSQGYEGVYQLASFHPNYCFEGVPADDVSNYTNRSPWPILHIIREDLLTKVVELHPDPESIPHTNMDMCDSKGHDYFSQLLTSLNSALDSKHKG, encoded by the coding sequence ATGTATACTGAACAGCAAATCATTGAAAACATCAAGGTCTGGATTGAAAAGATCATTATTGGTCTTAATTTTTGCCCATTCGCGAAAAAAGATTATGTTAATAATCGCGTGCGATATCAGGTGCAGTCTGAATCGGGCATGGAACAGGCGTTAACCTCGTTACTCGCTGAATTTGAACACTTAGATAAACATGCAGATGTCGCCACAACGTTAGTGGTGTTACCGCAAGGGTTTGACGAGTTTGACGAGTATTTAGACCTACTCGATTTAGCCAATGCGTTATTGCAATCGCAAGGCTATGAAGGCGTTTACCAACTGGCCAGTTTTCACCCGAACTATTGTTTCGAAGGGGTACCGGCGGATGATGTAAGCAATTATACCAATCGTTCTCCTTGGCCAATATTGCATATCATACGAGAAGATTTGTTGACTAAGGTTGTCGAATTGCATCCTGATCCCGAATCGATTCCACATACCAATATGGATATGTGTGATAGCAAAGGCCATGACTATTTTAGTCAATTGTTAACGTCACTAAACAGCGCATTAGACAGCAAGCATAAAGGATAG
- a CDS encoding 2-oxoacid:ferredoxin oxidoreductase subunit beta has translation MSFAKSKFHHKALPKNELGLTYRDYEGAISTLCAGCGHDSISSAIVHACHELSIEPHHIVKMSGIGCSSKAPNYFLNNSHGFNTVHGRMPSVTTGANMANKNLKYLAMSGDGDSASIGLGQFAHVVRRQLDMVYMVANNGVYGLTKGQLAATSDKGVKNKAGEISLFNDIDLCTMALQLGASFVARCFSGDKAQLVPIIKAAMSHKGFAFIDIISPCVTFNNHPDSTRSYDYVQDHITTGAITDYVPIKEEITKEIPAGRFEDICLHDGSIMRINKLDADYDTSNRMKAIIDVEEHKQRGEILTGLLYVDPTSRSFHELNETTETSLNQVKQDILCPGQRVLANINDGFR, from the coding sequence ATGAGTTTTGCCAAATCGAAATTTCACCATAAAGCGTTACCTAAAAACGAATTGGGTTTAACTTACCGTGATTACGAAGGCGCTATTTCAACACTCTGCGCCGGTTGTGGCCATGACTCAATTTCATCCGCCATAGTTCATGCCTGCCATGAATTGTCTATTGAACCACATCATATTGTCAAAATGTCGGGCATTGGCTGTTCTTCAAAAGCGCCAAATTATTTTTTGAATAACTCCCATGGATTCAATACCGTACACGGACGTATGCCGTCGGTAACCACGGGCGCTAATATGGCCAATAAAAACCTCAAATACTTGGCTATGTCTGGCGATGGCGATAGCGCCTCTATCGGCCTTGGACAATTTGCTCATGTGGTGCGCCGGCAATTAGACATGGTCTATATGGTTGCTAACAATGGTGTTTATGGTCTAACCAAAGGGCAATTGGCAGCCACCTCAGATAAAGGGGTTAAAAACAAAGCCGGTGAAATAAGCCTATTTAATGACATTGATTTATGTACCATGGCTTTGCAACTCGGTGCATCGTTTGTAGCCCGTTGTTTTTCTGGTGATAAAGCCCAGTTGGTGCCAATCATCAAAGCCGCGATGTCGCACAAAGGGTTTGCGTTTATCGACATTATTTCGCCCTGTGTGACCTTTAATAACCATCCCGACTCGACCCGCTCATATGATTATGTACAAGATCATATCACCACCGGCGCGATTACCGATTATGTACCGATTAAAGAAGAAATAACCAAGGAGATCCCTGCTGGTCGCTTTGAAGATATATGTTTGCATGATGGTTCGATTATGCGCATCAATAAACTTGATGCCGATTACGACACGTCCAATCGGATGAAAGCGATCATCGATGTCGAAGAGCATAAACAACGCGGTGAAATATTGACAGGTCTGTTGTATGTCGATCCGACGAGCCGTTCGTTTCACGAATTAAATGAAACGACCGAAACCTCGTTAAATCAAGTGAAGCAAGATATTCTCTGCCCCGGACAACGGGTTCTAGCGAATATTAACGACGGTTTTCGTTAA